The proteins below come from a single Polynucleobacter sp. MWH-UH23A genomic window:
- a CDS encoding EamA family transporter: protein MTWQVILAVLAGAMLHAGWNVSVKSSEDKTLETGLIHLFCSIIAIPAAFYFGAPPIECWPYLLASVTIHLGYYFTLANAYHHGDLGLAYPLMRGTAPLFVAIGSYFLIPDSDLSPLGWGGVLLICIGVILMGISAGLTKHRHAISAAILNAVIISAYTLADATGIRLSNNPPQYIASLFALDGWIFCIWVFLLKRKTALEYAKQRWLHAAGGASASITSYSIALWAMTVAPVAAIAALRETSVLFATLFGVWFLNEHLTKKRLISIFIIVAGAMAIRFSS from the coding sequence ATGACTTGGCAGGTTATTTTGGCTGTTCTGGCTGGCGCAATGCTTCATGCAGGATGGAATGTTTCCGTTAAATCAAGCGAAGATAAGACTCTTGAAACTGGATTAATACATTTATTTTGTTCAATTATTGCCATTCCAGCTGCATTTTATTTCGGCGCTCCTCCCATAGAGTGTTGGCCATATTTACTTGCTTCAGTGACTATTCATCTCGGCTATTACTTCACTCTTGCAAATGCATATCATCACGGTGATCTTGGTTTAGCCTACCCACTTATGAGAGGCACGGCACCACTATTTGTTGCGATAGGGTCCTACTTTTTAATACCCGACAGCGATCTTAGTCCCCTTGGATGGGGTGGGGTTCTATTAATCTGTATTGGCGTTATTCTGATGGGGATATCAGCGGGACTAACAAAGCATAGGCATGCAATTTCAGCTGCGATATTAAATGCGGTAATTATTTCTGCTTATACCCTTGCAGATGCAACAGGCATACGCCTTTCAAATAACCCACCACAATATATAGCATCTCTATTTGCGCTTGATGGATGGATATTCTGTATCTGGGTATTCTTACTAAAAAGAAAAACAGCGCTTGAGTATGCAAAACAACGATGGCTTCACGCTGCTGGAGGCGCATCTGCTTCAATTACTTCATATTCTATTGCGTTATGGGCCATGACCGTAGCTCCAGTTGCGGCTATTGCCGCACTAAGGGAAACCTCGGTTCTATTTGCAACGCTATTTGGTGTGTGGTTTTTAAATGAGCATCTAACAAAAAAACGCTTAATCAGTATTTTTATTATCGTCGCAGGTGCAATGGCAATTCGATTTTCGTCCTAA
- the ggt gene encoding gamma-glutamyltransferase: protein MVTSPHELATQAGLKVLQSGGNAIEAVIAISSCLSVTYPHFSGYGGDAFMIISDANGKAQTISGIGQAPQDVSGYSGSIPFRGPKSMLTSAAYVDTLGKAYEISKKDLKGKKSWSSLLAPAIKLAKDGFPVSPSEVFWLNFRLKEMGSLPGVESGYLINGKVPTVGEIFKQPKLAKTIEMIAERGHRDFYEGKLAAILAKGLKDAGSPLTARDLALTQAQIEPPLSVAYRGGTLLGNQPPTQAITTLEIMGILERFDLSKIPEGSPDYYHLLVEAVKLAFIDRNKYVADPKFVDVPVQRLLSDTYLDQQAKKVAMSTAMPWPYVYKQGDTVYLAAVDSNGNCASMLTTVYYDWGSGVQVGDTGMLWHNRGASFSLDPKSQNRLEPGKRPFHTLNPGMYIKDGRPTILYGTQGADGQPQTLAAVLTRLIDYKMDPLTALAKPRFLLGKTFSDTRDSLKLEKDAGQEVFVELSKRGHEMSEIAAQSPLAGHPGAIVIDYQTKKITGAHDPRSDGRALGV from the coding sequence ATGGTAACTAGCCCACATGAATTAGCTACTCAGGCTGGCCTGAAGGTATTGCAGTCAGGAGGTAATGCCATTGAAGCGGTCATTGCTATTTCTTCCTGCCTATCGGTCACATACCCCCATTTTTCTGGATATGGCGGCGATGCCTTCATGATTATTAGTGATGCAAACGGAAAGGCGCAAACAATCTCAGGCATTGGTCAGGCACCACAGGATGTCAGCGGCTACTCTGGAAGTATTCCATTTCGCGGGCCAAAATCAATGTTAACCAGTGCCGCCTATGTCGATACCTTGGGTAAAGCATATGAAATTAGCAAAAAGGATCTCAAGGGCAAAAAATCTTGGTCCTCTTTATTGGCGCCAGCGATTAAATTGGCAAAAGATGGTTTTCCTGTTTCTCCATCCGAAGTTTTTTGGTTGAACTTTAGATTAAAGGAAATGGGTTCGCTACCTGGCGTTGAGTCCGGTTATTTGATTAACGGCAAAGTGCCTACGGTTGGGGAAATCTTTAAACAACCCAAACTTGCCAAAACAATTGAGATGATTGCCGAGCGCGGTCATCGTGATTTTTATGAGGGCAAGTTAGCAGCCATTTTGGCAAAAGGACTTAAGGATGCAGGCTCTCCTCTAACGGCTCGCGATCTTGCATTAACCCAAGCGCAAATTGAGCCTCCGCTCAGTGTCGCTTATCGTGGCGGTACTTTGTTGGGTAATCAGCCTCCTACGCAGGCTATTACAACGCTGGAGATTATGGGCATTCTGGAGCGCTTTGATTTGTCAAAAATTCCAGAAGGCAGTCCAGATTACTATCACTTATTAGTTGAGGCAGTAAAACTGGCATTTATTGATCGCAATAAGTATGTTGCCGATCCTAAATTTGTAGATGTTCCAGTGCAAAGATTGCTCTCGGATACATATTTGGATCAGCAAGCTAAGAAAGTAGCTATGAGTACAGCAATGCCTTGGCCTTATGTTTATAAGCAGGGTGATACGGTGTACCTTGCCGCTGTTGATAGCAACGGTAACTGCGCATCGATGTTGACAACTGTCTACTATGACTGGGGTAGTGGAGTACAAGTTGGAGATACAGGCATGCTTTGGCATAACCGTGGCGCATCATTTTCCTTGGATCCAAAATCACAGAATCGCCTTGAGCCAGGTAAGAGGCCATTTCATACATTGAACCCAGGTATGTACATTAAAGATGGTCGACCTACTATTTTGTATGGAACCCAAGGCGCTGATGGCCAGCCACAAACATTGGCGGCTGTACTAACGCGTTTGATTGACTACAAAATGGATCCATTGACGGCATTAGCCAAGCCTCGTTTCTTGCTAGGTAAGACTTTCTCTGACACTAGAGATTCTTTGAAGTTGGAGAAGGATGCTGGACAAGAGGTGTTTGTAGAGTTATCCAAGCGAGGGCATGAAATGAGTGAGATTGCAGCGCAAAGTCCTCTTGCTGGTCATCCCGGCGCTATTGTGATTGATTATCAAACTAAAAAAATTACTGGAGCACATGACCCAAGAAGCGATGGTAGAGCGCTTGGGGTATAA
- a CDS encoding AAA family ATPase: MEFEIPESLANALLGMINEDSLLAKRLSEYGLSRGKRVVPSHLFDADSLNTLYGLCRTTNERELMFQMLALDNIHAAPAARKIPSLEMLIPGLIAWLSRDMIDGWLYKLGKDGVLLPWLVHSMRHVQPVDGAPYVIIGLLANTLQAAERGPVTDPRLRRTGMTNSITFYAEDILDCTIPELMTGYGYFKECAEFKNEYETHLRRFMQMQPKFGSQFTVSGNVWISSEGSRSQLECIRLQAGTTARCVNDEELLERHFDTTADVTFWRSSGISEGFERIPQHCYLHLFHLDYHRSVWVHVQNVEVYRYKPELRDKLVLPHAHRELIDILTADRNFLMEDIVEGKSGGTTILCKGAPGLGKTLTAEVYAEVVQKPLYRVHSGQLGVTASSVEANLSKILRRAARWDSVLLLDEADVYIRRRDNDLQHNAIVAEFLRTLEYFNGLLFMTTNRVADIDDAVLSRCIAIIQFETPTQEQAKQLWKSLAQQFNTELPDDLVERLVTTYADASGRDIKELLKLTLKFCKGRNLLLSEEAFSQCSAFRSIGNSL; this comes from the coding sequence ATGGAATTCGAAATACCAGAAAGCCTAGCCAATGCGCTACTTGGAATGATCAATGAAGATTCACTGCTTGCTAAGCGGCTGAGCGAGTACGGCCTTTCCCGAGGCAAACGTGTTGTGCCCAGCCACCTTTTCGATGCCGACTCACTCAACACACTCTACGGCCTGTGCCGAACGACCAATGAGCGTGAGCTAATGTTCCAAATGCTGGCGCTAGACAATATTCACGCCGCGCCAGCTGCCCGAAAAATCCCTAGTTTGGAGATGCTGATCCCTGGTCTGATCGCTTGGCTATCGCGTGACATGATTGATGGTTGGCTATATAAGCTTGGCAAGGACGGTGTGTTGTTGCCTTGGCTGGTTCATTCTATGCGCCATGTGCAGCCTGTCGATGGCGCACCTTACGTCATCATCGGCCTTCTGGCTAATACCTTGCAGGCTGCAGAACGGGGTCCGGTTACCGATCCGAGACTAAGGCGCACCGGCATGACCAATAGCATTACCTTTTATGCTGAAGACATTTTAGATTGCACGATTCCCGAATTGATGACGGGTTATGGCTACTTTAAAGAATGTGCGGAATTCAAAAACGAATATGAGACACACTTAAGGCGTTTCATGCAGATGCAGCCGAAGTTTGGTTCGCAGTTTACTGTTTCTGGCAATGTCTGGATATCCAGTGAAGGGTCACGTTCACAACTCGAATGCATCCGGCTGCAGGCAGGCACAACTGCCCGCTGCGTCAATGACGAAGAGCTGCTAGAGCGCCACTTTGACACCACCGCCGATGTAACCTTCTGGCGCAGCAGCGGTATCAGCGAGGGTTTTGAACGGATTCCCCAGCATTGCTATCTACACCTATTCCACTTGGATTATCACCGCAGCGTATGGGTACATGTGCAAAATGTTGAGGTATATCGTTACAAACCAGAATTGCGTGACAAGCTGGTTCTGCCGCATGCTCATCGCGAGCTGATTGATATCTTGACTGCTGATCGTAACTTCCTGATGGAGGACATCGTCGAGGGTAAGTCGGGTGGTACAACCATTCTGTGTAAAGGCGCTCCTGGCCTAGGCAAGACACTGACAGCAGAGGTCTATGCCGAGGTCGTCCAGAAACCACTATACCGCGTACATTCTGGTCAACTCGGCGTGACGGCAAGCTCAGTGGAAGCCAACCTTTCGAAAATCCTGCGGCGCGCGGCGCGCTGGGATTCAGTGCTGTTGCTCGATGAGGCTGACGTTTACATTCGCCGCCGCGATAACGATCTGCAGCACAACGCGATCGTGGCTGAGTTTTTGCGTACCCTTGAGTACTTCAACGGCTTGCTGTTCATGACTACCAACCGCGTAGCCGACATTGATGACGCGGTCTTGTCGCGCTGCATCGCCATCATCCAGTTTGAGACGCCGACACAAGAGCAGGCGAAACAACTTTGGAAATCACTAGCGCAGCAGTTCAACACCGAACTGCCCGATGACCTGGTTGAGCGCTTAGTAACAACCTACGCAGATGCTAGCGGCCGCGATATCAAAGAGTTGCTCAAGCTGACACTCAAGTTTTGCAAGGGCAGGAATTTGTTGCTTAGCGAGGAGGCTTTTTCTCAGTGCTCGGCTTTCCGCAGCATCGGTAATTCTCTCTAA
- a CDS encoding esterase, giving the protein MFDTSFLGDSLLGRLSFRSGTIPDKQALPAGRHDLGIASERDAVLIVPDGLQPGVLVPLLVMFHGAGGSADKVLPFVIDYVYQYGFLLLLPQSQFPTWDLVVGGNGPDLERLDKALYEVASHFYINPSHLGFAGFSDGGSYALSLGVTNGDVVSHVIAFSAGFMSVFQQNGTPRIFIAHGLEDEQLSIETSARPHVAKLKAAGYDVTSFEFRGPHHIEPPVVALAIDFFLKPTARL; this is encoded by the coding sequence ATGTTTGACACGTCTTTCCTGGGGGATTCGCTGCTTGGTCGTCTCAGTTTTCGATCCGGCACCATACCTGACAAGCAAGCCTTACCTGCTGGTCGTCACGACCTGGGTATTGCGAGCGAGCGCGACGCTGTATTGATCGTGCCGGACGGCCTGCAGCCTGGAGTTCTAGTTCCTCTGCTAGTAATGTTTCATGGTGCCGGTGGCAGCGCCGACAAGGTGCTGCCATTCGTGATTGACTATGTGTATCAGTATGGCTTTTTGCTTTTGCTGCCGCAGTCTCAGTTTCCGACTTGGGACTTGGTCGTGGGTGGTAACGGCCCAGATCTAGAACGGCTGGACAAAGCGTTGTACGAAGTGGCGTCACATTTTTATATCAATCCATCCCACTTGGGATTTGCTGGATTCTCAGACGGAGGCAGCTATGCGCTGTCATTAGGCGTGACCAATGGCGACGTCGTTAGTCACGTGATCGCATTTTCCGCAGGCTTCATGTCAGTCTTTCAACAAAATGGTACACCCCGCATTTTCATCGCTCATGGTTTGGAGGACGAGCAGCTATCAATTGAAACTAGTGCACGTCCCCATGTAGCCAAACTTAAGGCTGCAGGTTATGACGTAACCTCCTTCGAATTCAGAGGCCCGCACCATATCGAGCCGCCAGTGGTTGCGTTGGCAATTGATTTCTTCTTGAAGCCGACGGCGCGACTATAA